From Coregonus clupeaformis isolate EN_2021a unplaced genomic scaffold, ASM2061545v1 scaf0348, whole genome shotgun sequence, a single genomic window includes:
- the LOC123484532 gene encoding NF-kappa-B inhibitor zeta-like, translated as MYSNTLRENTQTLSPPEGSTLDIDFMDLGYESMKSETSLQETTPDPFSLIDSVAQGRRALAFVLASKMANVGMLDMKEHNGQCRTCWPRGLRSTPLTAGAAPLHVCAEKGHALTLQTIRRALKGKGQELNVEEVNYDGLTPLQTAVLSHNAVVQELGRMAATPQSPGVVELMQRRKLLRECVNTLLLMGASCATKDHKSGRTSLHMASQEANVELLRIFLDQPDSLSIVNVKAFSGNTALHFASSVHGRVTQVDAVKLLMRRGADPSYKNLENEQPAQLVPEGPVGDQVLRILKGKGYQAQSAAQ; from the exons AAGCACACTGGACATTGACTTCATGGACCTTGGATATGAGTCCATGAAATCAGAGACCTCCTTACAAGAGACCACCCCTGACCCCTTCAGCCTCATCGACT CTGTGGCACAGGGCAGAAGGGCTCTAGCTTTTGTGCTGGCCAGCAAGATGGCTAACGTCGGCATGCTGGATATGAAGGAGCACAATGGCCAG TGCAGGACCTGTTGGCCCAGGGGGCTCAGATCAACACCGCTGACTGCTGGGGCCGCTCCTCTGCATGTGTGTGCAGAGAAGGGCCACGCGCTCACTCTCCAG ACCATCCGAAGAGCTCTGAAGGGTAAAGGTCAGGAGCttaatgtggaagaagtcaactATGATG GCCTAACACCTCTTCAGACAGCGGTCCTGTCTCACAATGCTGTTGTCCAGGAGTTGGGTCGTATGGCGGCGACCCCCCAGTCCCCTGGGGTGGTGGAGTTGATGCAGAGAAGGAAGCTACTGCGGGAGTGTGTcaacacactgctgctcatggGAGCCTCCTGTGCAACTAAG GATCATAAAAGTGGTCGCACCTCCCTGCACATGGCTTCTCAGGAGGCCAATGTGGAGCTCTTACGCATCTTCCTCGACCAGCCAGACTCTCTTTCTATTGTCAATGTCAAG GCATTCAGTGGAAACACAGCGCTGCACTTTGCCAGTTCTGTGCATGGTCGGGTGACTCAGGTGGATGCTGTGAAGCTGCTGATGAGGAGAGGGGCCGACCCCAGCTACAAGAACCTGGAGAATGAGCAGCCTGCCCAGCTGGTGCCTGAAGGGCCCGTCGGAGACCAG GTGCTGCGTATCCTGAAGGGGAAAGGCTACCAGGCCCAGTCTGCTGCCCAGTAG